The Juglans regia cultivar Chandler chromosome 1, Walnut 2.0, whole genome shotgun sequence nucleotide sequence CCCATTTCCATAACCCGACATATTACTTTCTGGCGGAGACACCGCCGTGCTATTTCCAATTCCCGTAGTAGTGGCCGTTGGCGCCGACAAAAAGGGGCTATCAATGGCGATGCAACCAAAAGGTTCTTGGGCAATCGAATAAGAACCCATCACCTGCCTTTGGATAAACCATCCCGGCGTAGGGTTATCCGGCGACGATTGTTCACGAAAATTATCGATTTCAAAACCAGTCTCCGGCGACGACGAATTTACGCCTTGAGTTGTTCCCTCTTCTTCGTCCTCAGTCTTTATCGAAGAAGACGACGATGCAGAAGGTATCATTAGCCGCCGCTTCTTCTCGCTCATAAGTCTCCTGGTCCGTTCTTTCTGGAGCATTAGGCGGGGTATAATATCTGGGTCTTCCACGACTTTGTGCAAGAACGCCATCATTTGCTCCGGCCTTCTCTCCGTCGCCTCCAAACGCCTGTTCATGCCACGAAGCTCTTCGTCCAGCGCCTTCTGCTCCTCCTTCAACCTCGCTATTTCCATAACCAGTTCCTCTTCATCATCTACATCTTCGTGTTTCAACCCTTGCGTATTCGAATTCCGACTCTGCCTCCTCCGCACGATGTTCCTCAACAAGTGCTTCTGGCCTCGGAGAAACCACTCGTTCGCGAATTCCCATCTATCAGGATCCACCTTTCTGAATCCCTGATCATTTACAGAACACAAGAGAACAGTTTTCCATCACGGTCTTGTAAGAAACCAAACACAAAGAGACAAAGATTTGCtacagttttgttttgtttttgctttcttACTCACATAGGTGTTGAGCTGTCGGACGAAACTGGAGAAGTTGTTGTGCTTGAAATACGCAGGTAAGATCCTCTGCGAGAAGTCCAAGGGATCGATGACGATGAAGCTGTTGTTGGCTCTTCCCCAGGTGATCAAACTATCCGTCTTCGGATCGTTGATCATCTGATAAGTCTTCATAACGAACGGCGCGATGACGTTGTTCGCCTCCATTCCATTAACAGCGAGCATACTATTTTTGAGATGGAACTGagaagggagtgtgtgaggacTGAGGAGGAGGGCCTCTGCCTAGAGAAACCGTGAAAAATGGGTGCGGCAGCACCGTAATATATAAAAAGGACGCACGTACAGTAACACTAGATAACGTGGCGGCCATCCAgcatggttttgatattttcctTAGGTCACGGGATGGGACCCACGTGGCTCcacttttttatcatctttatgCGACAGGTCATCACCCCCCGGCGATTAGATATTTTCCAAGACGGGACCTTCTCCCACGCGCATATACAGAGCGTGTGAGATGAGTGGTACGCTTGCAAACAATTGTCGCTATTGGCTAAAAGCCTAAACGACAAGGCGGGTTTTCGTtgagaacaaaaacaaaaaacaataaacaaaaaacaaaaaaaaaaaaaaagattcgcACATTTTGAAAGGAAACTCTTTTTTTTGTCAACTTTTTTTTCGaaatcacctttttttttttgtcaaacttTCTATTTCGCAACCAGCTTGTTGGCTGTAGTTTAAAAGTacgttaaaaataataattatatttctagTTAAAATCATGTTTTGACATACATTTGGTAGGGATTTTGATAAGAATATGTTTATTAAGTTAATAAATCATAGCATAAAAGGCAAAAGGTGAACGAATTTACATTCTTTAATATTAGTAGACTCAATTTCATATCATTACGATGGAAGTGACGAGATTAATAgtgtgaaattattatttatcttaaaaatttaagtacataaaaagaaataaattttattatttattttaatatttttaacacaCTCTCTTACGTGTGGGTTCGATTCTCTATCAATATATGATTGAACatttgaaatattaaattaaataaaataaagtatagaATCATGATTCGAATTCAAGACATTTGCTATTATACCATGTAGATTCAATATTTGTTCCAAAAGCttatatagatagaaatatgtagattttattatttattttatatcttaataaatatgaatatacagttttttaagaaaatatcaaaacaaagtatcaagtttttttcttaaaaataataatgaaaggaAATCTACATGTGTAGAATGAACAAGGATGATTGTGATGAGGTTCATTCTTTTGCATGTATTGGTTCACGAGcgatttcacttttatttttaaagtttactCGATCAATTTTTATGTTAGACTTTTGAATCTTGTAAATTTATAACTCGTgtgatcatataatatatttcataccACAATTATTGTGGTCGGGAATTGGAACTTTTATAAGTTCTTAAACTACAACCAGTGCATTAGTAAACAAAtcttaagaaaaaaactaaaatataataagtaatgtTATTTAGAGTCATAAAGTGTGCAAGCGacgtataatcatttttttaaaaaaataaattttactattaaaatattagtttctttcatgcatatcttatatttattcatttttaaaaaaaaaaattatacgaaACTTACGCACTCAacgattataaatattgtttttcaaatataataatgcAACTACAATAAACACAGTTATAGCTaactttgagtttagtttttacgattttaatttatttaataaataagacTAGTTTTTTTTCTAATCTGAACTCGTTTACTAACTAATCTTACCCGAGTCGAATTTATATTAATGAAGTTCGAACcaattatatttgtttacaaCCTTAACTTTGCTCTAAGAGAATATCATCGAATAgcaattatattttcattttgttcttgccTGTATATACCTCACTTTCGTGAACAGTCTCTCGTATGTATGCTGCTTCAGGAGTTTTCGAGGTTTTTCTTGCCTCCCAAACAGTGTGTTAAGACTTTGAGCCGACAAGTTGCACACAGTAGGAAGGAGCATGATGCTGCTTCAGGAGTTTTCGAGGTTTTTCTTGCCTCCCAAACAGTGTGTTAAGACTTGAGCCGACAAGCTGCACACAGTAGGAAAGAGCGTGAAGGGGATCCAAGAtttataaaacattatattataataataaaaaaagcctATCAAAGAGTGCCAAATTGGGAGGGAAAAGTAGAGTGGCTTACACCTTTTTATTCCtcttatctctttttattattataatttttttaaatttttacataaaatataataaaaaatttaattttttaaatctcaatttaatttttttaaatctcaaaataattataatattataaaataatattttaacaatattttttaatttttatctttcatttaaaattatctcatctcatctctatgtCTAAACTAACCCTTAAATTCAGCTGCTCGATATCGGTATTCGGGACATTGCTTCTGTATCAAGGCTCCTCGTGCGTTGGTGCattattcattaataaataaagagtaatattatacactatattttcatcatattttaatcatactaaatgatatgtaatatatttattattattagatgataaaaaaatgtttaataaataattatttaatagtgataaatatgtcacatcatatttaattaaataaaaatagatgatagtgtggtgtataaaatttttcataaatataaatgagaaaaatgagttaATATCTTACATCTTGTAAAAGTGAAGTTATTAATTGATGTGAAATGCTAGATTTAATTATAAGTTAATTAGAGgagttttataatttgacatgcACAATTTATCAAGTTAAATTAatctgtaaatttatttttattaaatttttgtataaattatatatttttatttgttaacatAATATAAagaccataaataaataaataaatattattcattaactTTTAGAAAATAATGTTAAACGATCGgtaaatgagttaaaaataacaaataatttttaaatcagtaatgttatatacagtcgtagaatacATAAACGATATgtagtcgctttaaaaaagagtagagtccactcataaaaaattaatttattttcatatggatctcatatttatttattttttttaaaataattttacgacatttgcacactcacaacgtatcatttatttttttaaatattaatgtcaTAACAACAGAGAAAAAAGTGATAACAATTTTTAAGTCTTACAAATCATAAATATTACACCtgtctaatattatatttatatatatatatatataaattcatggCATGCACTTAGATCTGTCGGACACGTGTAGGGCGGAAGTTGGGGAGTGGTGTTAGGAGCGTAGGGAGCAGTTTGATATTGAGTAATTGTATGCTTGGTTGTCTGCTCCTTATAGGCTCTTATCATGACAACCCCGTCGGTTGATTTTGAGTGTCTtgcttctaaaaaataataattttattcttaattaaataaaataatctttcaagATCTCGAGGTTGGACTTTCAACAAAGAGGTACGGCTTCGTTTGAAATCACAacttctctcaattcatctcaatttatcattacaatttttttaaatctcaacacaaaatataataaataatttaactttttcaaatcttaaaataataataataataataaataatattctaacaatattttattatctcaactcagctcaactcaactcacttcaacatccaaacgcaaccgtAATGGTTAAGGAAAAGATCACTTTGTCCTCCTAAtcttatcatatttttgaccgcgtgtcaatttttttttatttaagaattaaagaagtaattttaaatatattaattttttttaaatatttaaatatattaaaaaaatataaaaaaatcaaaaaaaaaaatcaaaaattgaGGGTCAATAAATTTGAGCGGGTTACTCTGGACGACAGATTAGCCCGACTCAATGGGTAATGCTAAGGATATGCTGGTGGATCCTGTTGGAGCATCCCGctccacttttttattttattttagttttttttaagtagtgattaaaaaaatattgcttaataatattgtaaattttcttttttttgaaaaacaaaatctttaaaagtgttaaaaaatgatctgaaaaaaaaacttataaatattttttcacaacattttttaacatttttaaatatttaaaaaaaataaaaaaaaattataatattattaaataatatttttttaatcactgcaaaaaaagaactaaaaaaataaattgatgcgGGATGTTTGATAGGGATCCcgatccctatcattttccaagaGGTAATAGAACACGTGTCAcgtatcatttaaatattaaacatgtttgtacatttaaatatattcttaCTTGTAAATTATTgatcatttattcaataaataattccactattttttttattcaaatcatggttaaaatacttttcaattattatagcttcttttcatttaaattgatattattggataaattttaaattcgcTATGTTAAAATTTCAATGTCAAGCTTATGAGTGTGAAAGTTTAGAAATGTATATATACAAGAtgtgtcgtttggatagtgaattgagatgagatgagttgaaaagaaagttgaaaattgaataaaatattattagaatattattcttttaatattattattattttgagatttgaaaaagttaaattgtttattatattttgtgtgtaaatttgaaaaagttataatgatgagatgaaacaattcttgtatccaaacgaagccttaatttGAGGGTTaagttttttaaagaaaatcatggaataaaatttcaataaaaaatattaataagatgTTGAAGAATGTTATctttatccttttctttttcatctttaaagAAACAGGAGATTCAATATTACTTgcccaaataaaaaatggggtccttaatttgattaaatatccattaaacaaattttatgcaCTTGACCCACATGATGTGCAACAAAAGTGCAAAAGTGGCCATGCAATCTAATCCACAAAACTATATACAGCATACGATGTAAAAACATACaacaattttgttatttttcaataatgaaaaaacaattttattatttttcaagagGAAACTTTACAACAATTTTGTGTTCGAAGGAACAAAAGAAATCCTCCATATATCACACAAACTTGATAATAATTTATTccaatctttattttatttttttacttgaaatGGATAATATCTACTTAGAATgtttaatattcttatttgttattcaataaacaatttaacttttttaaatctaaaaaaaaatattttaataataatttattcaattttcatatcatctcatctgtgtaaccaaacaagatcttagtcatactttttttttttgtgacttcATATATCAACTACATAAATAACAATTAGTACTTAGCATGTCACACAACATGTGTAATTGGAAACTACAAAAGCTTAAGTTGAAGAACACcatatttcttttaagaaaaatgataaacacacattacttttcacaacaattaattacacaaccatattttaaaatgaatgttaACTTagtaaaatactttataaaagtaacatcattttataaaaataccatcattttaaaacatgtgttgtgaaatatgtcataaaatatgttatgttggtatcattactcttattttaaatgatcaaaTCATAACGTGAGCAATATAAATGCTTCATATTTTATGCTAAATAGATACTAGTAAGAGGAAACAAGCTCGTTTCTTTATAACTTAGAACTTCATATGCATATTTCGATTTCTCGAGAAATAGAAACTTATATATAACTTCAAACCCCACAATTGGGTGTGGCCTTGCATTGATAGTCAATGATATGATCAGATGGAGTGAGATTTGTCCCTTCTTTCAGATCATCCCTTATTAATATGCACCAAATCAGACCCATGATAATATATTTCActctttttgtttgtatttgtcACACATATTTAGCTTTAATTAACCAAGATATGGTAGATTTAGAAAGaattaaatatcattttatacaaTGTATAGCTAATTAAGGTAATTGTAATCATCATGTTTACTTAGGCTTGCATGAGATATACATCGAGAAACATCTTGCTCTTCATGTCACAATCATGCTATTATGCTAACAGTGGTGAATTATAAAGGACCATTAAGATGTGCCTAATTAATGGTTGGCCAAGCAATTTGAATTGAAGCTGCAtgcttatatattattggtCTATTTTCTTAAGGTCTAAGTTTGATAGACCAactccaaaataat carries:
- the LOC108979361 gene encoding heat stress transcription factor C-1-like → MLAVNGMEANNVIAPFVMKTYQMINDPKTDSLITWGRANNSFIVIDPLDFSQRILPAYFKHNNFSSFVRQLNTYGFRKVDPDRWEFANEWFLRGQKHLLRNIVRRRQSRNSNTQGLKHEDVDDEEELVMEIARLKEEQKALDEELRGMNRRLEATERRPEQMMAFLHKVVEDPDIIPRLMLQKERTRRLMSEKKRRLMIPSASSSSSIKTEDEEEGTTQGVNSSSPETGFEIDNFREQSSPDNPTPGWFIQRQVMGSYSIAQEPFGCIAIDSPFLSAPTATTTGIGNSTAVSPPESNMSGYGNGSSGQVSLFTEMAAGVEASPPPPYPFSLFRGGF